In a genomic window of Thiolapillus brandeum:
- a CDS encoding glycerate kinase type-2 family protein has product MSKHTSARHRYRTDLLQIYRAALSRVAGDTAVADWLRKQQSFAAPLAVVAIGKAAPAMMAGASKVLGQRLVSGLVITREGYAEPGLENHPAMVQIESAHPIPDTRSLEAGRQLLEFIARQPGNRQLLFLISGGSSSLVEVLPEPCTLEQLQSLNHWLLASGLAIGSINRIRSRISRIKGGQLCRFLEGRQAQVLLISDVPGDDPAIVGSGLLYPLPGCGSLPQMPPGLSACLAEARPVCNREIPHATIATNSDAQEAAAQAARMLGYKTTTDLPFLQGDAAARGREFGQTMLGAAPGVYILGGETTVTLPPQPGRGGRNQHLALAAAAEIRGREDILILAAGTDGTDGMSDDAGALVDGGTWMRAVNEGFDPQHSLNRADSGTLLEATGDLVYTGPTGTNVMDLLIGLRLASSGSGS; this is encoded by the coding sequence ATGAGTAAGCATACCAGCGCCAGGCACCGATACAGAACCGATCTGTTGCAGATCTACCGGGCAGCGCTTTCCCGGGTGGCGGGTGATACTGCGGTGGCCGACTGGCTCAGGAAACAGCAGAGTTTTGCCGCCCCCCTGGCCGTAGTTGCTATTGGCAAGGCTGCACCTGCCATGATGGCGGGCGCTTCGAAGGTGCTGGGCCAACGACTGGTTTCAGGGCTGGTGATTACCCGGGAAGGGTATGCCGAGCCAGGTCTGGAAAATCATCCTGCCATGGTACAGATCGAATCCGCCCACCCCATCCCGGATACACGCAGCCTGGAAGCGGGACGACAATTGCTGGAATTCATTGCCAGGCAGCCTGGCAACCGCCAGCTGTTGTTCCTGATTTCCGGAGGAAGCTCCAGCCTGGTGGAAGTGCTTCCGGAACCCTGTACTCTGGAACAACTGCAATCCCTCAATCACTGGTTGCTGGCCAGTGGCCTGGCCATAGGCAGCATCAACCGGATCCGCAGCCGCATTTCGCGCATCAAGGGCGGACAACTGTGCCGGTTCCTGGAAGGCCGCCAGGCGCAGGTACTGCTGATTTCTGACGTGCCCGGGGATGATCCGGCCATTGTGGGATCGGGGCTCCTGTATCCACTGCCAGGATGCGGATCTCTGCCGCAAATGCCTCCCGGGCTCTCCGCTTGTCTGGCTGAAGCACGGCCTGTCTGCAACAGGGAGATTCCCCACGCCACCATAGCAACCAACTCGGACGCGCAGGAAGCCGCAGCTCAGGCTGCCCGGATGCTGGGCTACAAGACCACCACCGACCTGCCGTTTCTTCAAGGAGACGCGGCTGCCCGGGGCCGGGAATTCGGCCAAACCATGTTGGGGGCTGCCCCCGGGGTATATATCCTGGGAGGAGAAACCACAGTGACTCTTCCTCCACAGCCGGGAAGAGGTGGTAGAAACCAGCACCTGGCCCTGGCGGCAGCCGCGGAAATCCGGGGCAGGGAGGATATCCTGATACTGGCGGCGGGCACGGACGGCACGGATGGCATGAGTGATGATGCCGGGGCGCTCGTGGATGGAGGAACCTGGATGCGAGCCGTGAATGAAGGTTTTGACCCTCAACATAGCCTGAACCGGGCAGACAGTGGTACGCTGCTGGAGGCCACGGGGGATCTGGTCTACACCGGGCCGACGGGAACCAATGTCATGGATTTGCTGATTGGCTTGCGCTTGGCGTCTTCAGGTTCAGGGTCTTGA
- a CDS encoding ferritin-like domain-containing protein, translating to MKDTVQQRSLLCLREKTPDGKMACVNALWQDFGHDRLAMDWTEDLSGVQEAGRPEKPGLVAPRDLPRRRLGSVQGQAAMLHAIAHIEFNAINLALDAVCRYPGLPREFYADWLKVAVEEVYHFGLVRQRLRDLGYDYGDFSAHGGLWDLARKTAHDPLVRMAMVPRVMEARGLDVTPDIMRKFEDIGDHESVEVLKIILRDEVGHVEAGSRWFHYLCEQRGLDSETTYFSLIDEYFKGHMSCPLHKEARIAAGFSRSELNHLEALCTN from the coding sequence ATGAAGGATACTGTGCAACAACGAAGCCTGCTTTGTCTGCGGGAGAAAACTCCGGATGGCAAGATGGCCTGTGTCAATGCCTTGTGGCAGGATTTTGGCCACGACCGCCTGGCCATGGACTGGACCGAAGACCTTTCCGGAGTACAGGAAGCCGGGCGGCCGGAAAAGCCCGGACTGGTGGCGCCCCGTGATCTGCCCCGCCGCCGTCTGGGCAGCGTCCAGGGCCAGGCGGCAATGCTGCATGCCATTGCCCATATCGAGTTCAACGCCATCAACCTGGCTCTGGATGCGGTCTGCCGCTATCCCGGGTTGCCCCGGGAGTTCTATGCCGACTGGTTGAAGGTCGCTGTCGAAGAGGTCTATCATTTTGGCCTGGTGCGCCAGCGCCTCCGGGATCTGGGATATGACTACGGGGATTTTTCCGCCCATGGCGGCTTGTGGGATCTGGCCCGTAAAACCGCTCATGATCCCCTGGTGCGCATGGCCATGGTACCCCGGGTCATGGAGGCCCGCGGACTCGACGTGACACCGGACATCATGCGAAAGTTCGAGGACATTGGCGATCATGAAAGCGTGGAGGTGCTGAAGATCATCCTGAGGGACGAGGTGGGGCATGTGGAAGCGGGTTCCCGCTGGTTCCACTATTTGTGTGAGCAGCGGGGACTGGACAGTGAAACCACCTATTTTTCCCTTATCGACGAATATTTCAAAGGGCATATGAGTTGTCCCTTGCACAAGGAAGCGCGTATTGCAGCGGGTTTTTCCCGGTCCGAACTCAATCACCTGGAGGCGTTGTGTACAAACTGA
- a CDS encoding UDP-2,3-diacylglucosamine diphosphatase yields the protein MPPVLFISDLHLSPKTPELIQQFRRFLQGPVRTAHSLYILGDLFDAWIGDDDPSPFATEIQQLLADTTAHVPVYFQHGNRDFLLGDAFARETGVQLLPGEHVLETPFAPWLLLHGDQLCTDDSEYQKARKIFRSEAFKAQAMAMSIPQRMEKAAEIRRMSGEATAAKAENIMDVNQAAVEATMRRHGVRHMIHGHTHRPAVHEFSLDGQPARRAVLADWQDQGSFALALDRNSGKPVSIRV from the coding sequence ATGCCGCCTGTTCTTTTCATATCGGATCTGCACCTTTCCCCAAAAACGCCGGAACTCATTCAGCAGTTCCGGCGTTTTTTACAAGGCCCGGTACGTACCGCCCATAGCCTGTATATTTTGGGTGACCTGTTCGATGCCTGGATAGGCGATGACGATCCTTCCCCTTTTGCCACAGAAATCCAACAACTGTTGGCGGACACCACGGCGCATGTTCCCGTGTATTTCCAGCACGGCAACCGGGATTTTCTGCTGGGCGATGCTTTTGCCCGGGAAACAGGTGTCCAACTGCTACCCGGGGAACATGTGCTTGAAACACCATTTGCGCCCTGGTTGCTGTTACATGGCGATCAACTCTGTACCGATGACAGCGAATACCAGAAGGCCCGGAAAATCTTTCGCAGCGAGGCCTTCAAGGCCCAGGCCATGGCCATGAGCATTCCTCAACGTATGGAGAAAGCAGCCGAAATACGCCGTATGAGTGGCGAGGCCACTGCGGCAAAAGCGGAGAACATCATGGACGTCAACCAGGCGGCTGTGGAAGCAACCATGCGCCGCCATGGGGTACGCCACATGATCCATGGCCACACCCACAGACCCGCTGTGCATGAATTCAGTCTGGATGGCCAACCCGCCCGGCGCGCAGTGCTGGCAGACTGGCAGGACCAGGGGTCTTTCGCCCTCGCCCTGGACAGGAACAGTGGAAAACCGGTCAGTATTCGGGTTTAG
- a CDS encoding peptidylprolyl isomerase, translated as MITLKTNLGDIVIELDEEKAPVSSANFKQYVEDGFYDGLIFHRVIPGFMIQGGGFMPDMMQKATREPIENEARNGLSNVKYSLAMARTMDPHSASAQFFINTKDNAFLDYPGQDGWGYAVFGKVVEGQDVVDAIEKVATGNKAGHSDVPVEPVVIEKAEVS; from the coding sequence ATGATTACCCTGAAAACCAATCTTGGCGATATCGTCATCGAACTGGACGAAGAGAAAGCCCCTGTTTCCAGCGCCAACTTCAAGCAATACGTGGAAGACGGCTTCTATGACGGCCTGATCTTTCACCGGGTGATTCCCGGCTTCATGATCCAGGGCGGCGGTTTCATGCCGGACATGATGCAAAAAGCCACCCGCGAACCTATCGAGAACGAAGCCAGGAACGGCCTGAGCAACGTCAAGTACAGCCTGGCCATGGCTCGCACCATGGACCCCCACTCCGCCAGCGCCCAGTTCTTCATCAACACCAAGGACAACGCCTTTTTGGACTATCCCGGTCAGGACGGCTGGGGCTATGCGGTGTTTGGCAAGGTGGTGGAAGGCCAGGACGTGGTGGATGCCATCGAAAAAGTAGCCACTGGCAACAAGGCGGGACATTCGGATGTGCCCGTGGAACCGGTAGTCATCGAAAAGGCCGAAGTCAGCTAA
- a CDS encoding peptidylprolyl isomerase encodes MQRILLSLILLLTLSAAAMAEDTKVLMETSKGNIELALDAEKAPVSVANFLRYVDEGFYDGTIFHRVISGFMIQGGGMGEDMQKKPTHEPIKNEANNGLSNKRGTIAMARTRDPDSATSQFFINHKNNPNLDFPNYGGYAVFGKVTKGMEVVDAIAATPTGVKDGRRDVPLETIFIKSIKRVEPKQ; translated from the coding sequence ATGCAACGTATTCTGTTATCCCTGATTCTATTGCTGACCCTGAGTGCTGCGGCCATGGCCGAAGACACCAAAGTCCTCATGGAAACCAGCAAAGGCAATATCGAGCTCGCCCTGGATGCCGAAAAGGCCCCTGTCAGCGTAGCCAATTTTCTGCGCTATGTGGATGAGGGTTTTTATGACGGCACCATCTTTCACCGGGTCATTTCAGGCTTCATGATCCAGGGCGGCGGCATGGGTGAAGATATGCAGAAAAAGCCCACCCATGAACCCATCAAGAACGAGGCGAACAATGGCCTGAGCAACAAGCGCGGCACCATAGCCATGGCGCGCACGAGGGATCCTGATTCCGCTACCAGCCAGTTTTTCATCAATCACAAGAACAACCCCAATCTGGATTTTCCCAACTATGGCGGGTATGCCGTTTTCGGCAAGGTCACCAAGGGCATGGAAGTGGTGGACGCCATTGCCGCCACTCCTACAGGGGTAAAGGACGGTCGCCGGGACGTGCCTCTTGAAACTATTTTCATAAAATCAATCAAACGCGTGGAGCCCAAACAATGA